A window of Natrinema versiforme contains these coding sequences:
- a CDS encoding desampylase gives MITLPTAIRETILERARGGRPAEICGVLGGEYEPEGRSRVRSQYPAENVAETSRTRYEIEPEEQLAIFDRLEDRGEDIVGFYHSHPRGPPRPSATDTAQATWPNRSYLIVSLEPLEVGSWRWRTGDQERFEREELVLD, from the coding sequence GTGATCACCCTCCCGACCGCGATCCGCGAGACAATTCTCGAGCGCGCCCGCGGGGGCCGGCCCGCGGAAATCTGTGGCGTCCTCGGCGGCGAGTACGAGCCCGAAGGGCGGAGTCGCGTGCGGTCGCAGTACCCGGCCGAAAACGTCGCCGAGACGTCGCGGACGCGGTACGAAATCGAACCCGAGGAGCAGTTGGCGATCTTCGATCGGCTCGAGGACCGGGGCGAGGACATCGTCGGCTTCTATCACTCCCATCCCCGCGGCCCGCCGCGGCCGAGCGCGACCGACACGGCACAGGCGACGTGGCCCAATCGCTCGTATCTGATCGTCTCGCTCGAGCCGCTCGAGGTGGGGTCGTGGCGCTGGCGGACGGGTGACCAAGAGCGATTCGAGCGAGAAGAACTCGTCCTCGACTGA
- a CDS encoding cobalamin-binding protein: protein MRIVTTLPSATETVAALGLEPVGVSHECDYPPSAASAPAVTSSPIDAAGSSGEIDQQVLETADTEGGLYEVDIETLDDLEPDVIVTQGMCDVCAVDVAVIEDAVAKIDADPEIVPTDPHSVADVLDDLERIGRAIGYEDRARAVRRDLEARIETVRNRTADRTAEDRPRVAIFDWTDPVMIAGHWTAELVDWAGGEYGLAAVGEASSPREWDDIRAYDPEVVIAAPCGFDLEQTAANRTDLTDRDGWDELTAVREGRVWAMDGDHYLNRPGPRLVDTLEALAPIVSPDRFDGPDPDVAVPFGELEALETLETEREPTDSDARAEVDPSS, encoded by the coding sequence ATGCGAATCGTCACGACGCTCCCCTCGGCCACCGAGACGGTCGCCGCGCTCGGTCTCGAGCCGGTCGGCGTCTCCCACGAGTGCGACTACCCGCCGAGTGCCGCGTCCGCACCCGCCGTCACCAGTTCGCCGATCGATGCCGCTGGCTCGAGCGGCGAGATCGACCAGCAGGTGCTCGAGACGGCCGACACCGAGGGTGGCCTCTACGAGGTCGATATCGAGACCCTCGACGACCTCGAGCCGGACGTAATCGTCACGCAGGGGATGTGCGACGTCTGTGCGGTCGACGTGGCCGTCATCGAGGACGCCGTCGCGAAGATCGACGCCGATCCGGAAATCGTGCCGACCGATCCACACAGCGTCGCGGACGTACTGGACGATCTCGAGCGGATCGGTCGGGCGATCGGGTACGAGGATCGGGCTCGAGCGGTTCGTCGGGATCTCGAGGCCCGAATCGAAACGGTCCGAAACCGAACCGCCGACCGCACCGCCGAGGACCGCCCGCGCGTGGCGATCTTCGATTGGACCGATCCCGTCATGATCGCGGGCCACTGGACCGCCGAACTGGTCGACTGGGCCGGCGGCGAGTACGGACTGGCCGCCGTCGGCGAGGCCTCGAGCCCCCGCGAGTGGGACGACATCCGCGCGTACGACCCGGAAGTCGTGATCGCCGCGCCCTGTGGCTTCGACCTCGAGCAGACCGCGGCGAACCGGACCGACCTGACTGACCGCGACGGCTGGGACGAACTGACGGCGGTCCGCGAGGGCCGCGTCTGGGCGATGGACGGCGACCACTACCTCAATCGACCCGGCCCGCGGCTGGTGGACACGCTCGAGGCGCTGGCACCGATCGTGTCTCCCGACCGGTTCGACGGTCCGGATCCGGACGTCGCAGTGCCGTTCGGAGAACTCGAGGCCCTCGAGACGCTCGAGACGGAGCGCGAACCCACCGATTCAGACGCTCGAGCCGAGGTCGACCCGAGCTCGTGA
- a CDS encoding molybdopterin biosynthesis protein has protein sequence MNRKEFRDLATPDEARAAIDSLALEGGIERVPLEDARGRVLVARLDAELDVPGFDRASLDGYALRARDTFGADEVDPARLDIVGEVHAGEKPDVALEAGQAAEISTGAVMPDGADAMVPVERTDTDSGGDEVLVRTAVAPGDNVMFAGADVAAGERALGPGTTITPRDIGLLSALGIDEVPVRAKPRVGIVSTGDELVRPGDELESERGEIYDVNSYTIAAGVEDAGGDAVLYPHAGDEQDEMERILRTAADECDLVLSSGSTSASAVDVIYRVIEEQGELLLHGVSVKPGKPMLIGRLNDSAYVGLPGYPVSAMMVFRTFVAPAIREAAGRPEPAAATVSGRLARQERYEEGRHRLMPVGLVESGPSETARNGGGESADEDGSDETLVYPVDKGSGATTSLADADGVVEVGPETDYLEAGEPVTVTLFSPDVRPPTLFGVGEDDPTFSRLLDGLENPRYLSVGSRPGLRRLRDGVPDVAVAAGPLEQDTGNATVLGQWTREWGLVVRAGNPDEIEGLEDLIDRDLRFVNRTTDSGLRSSLGAAVADLAEDRGSDRHEIVDAIDGFDLGLRAHESPARKVIAGDADAGLGLRETAERLDLGFVSLGEQPVRVLANPDRTEKEGVRELERALSDVSTE, from the coding sequence ATGAACCGCAAGGAGTTCCGCGATCTCGCGACCCCCGACGAGGCCCGCGCAGCGATCGACTCGCTGGCCCTCGAGGGCGGTATCGAGCGCGTCCCGCTCGAGGACGCGCGTGGCCGGGTGCTCGTGGCGCGACTCGACGCCGAACTCGACGTGCCCGGCTTCGACCGGGCGAGTCTGGACGGCTACGCGCTCCGGGCACGGGACACGTTCGGCGCGGACGAGGTTGATCCCGCTCGCCTCGACATCGTCGGCGAGGTCCACGCCGGCGAGAAGCCCGACGTGGCGCTCGAGGCAGGACAGGCCGCCGAAATCTCGACGGGCGCGGTGATGCCCGACGGCGCGGACGCGATGGTACCCGTCGAACGCACCGACACGGATTCGGGGGGCGACGAGGTCCTGGTCCGCACGGCGGTCGCCCCCGGCGACAACGTCATGTTCGCCGGCGCGGACGTGGCTGCGGGCGAGCGCGCACTCGGGCCCGGGACGACGATCACGCCCCGCGACATCGGGCTGTTGTCCGCGCTCGGGATCGACGAGGTGCCGGTCCGGGCGAAACCGCGCGTCGGAATCGTCTCGACCGGCGACGAACTCGTGCGGCCGGGCGACGAACTCGAGAGCGAGCGCGGCGAGATCTACGACGTCAACAGCTACACCATCGCTGCGGGGGTCGAAGACGCGGGCGGGGACGCCGTCCTCTACCCTCACGCCGGCGACGAACAGGACGAAATGGAGCGGATCCTCCGGACCGCGGCCGACGAGTGCGACCTCGTGCTCTCCTCGGGATCGACTAGCGCGAGCGCGGTCGACGTCATCTACCGAGTCATCGAGGAGCAAGGCGAGTTGCTGCTCCACGGCGTCAGCGTCAAGCCCGGAAAGCCGATGTTGATCGGCCGGTTGAACGACTCCGCCTACGTCGGACTCCCCGGCTACCCCGTCTCCGCGATGATGGTCTTCCGAACCTTCGTCGCGCCGGCGATCCGCGAAGCCGCCGGGAGACCGGAACCGGCGGCTGCTACCGTCTCCGGACGGCTCGCCCGGCAGGAGCGCTACGAGGAGGGTCGCCACCGGCTCATGCCCGTCGGGTTGGTCGAAAGCGGGCCGTCGGAGACGGCCCGAAACGGAGGCGGAGAATCCGCCGACGAGGACGGAAGCGACGAGACGCTCGTCTACCCGGTCGACAAGGGCAGCGGCGCGACGACCAGCCTCGCCGACGCGGACGGCGTCGTGGAGGTCGGCCCCGAGACCGACTACCTCGAGGCGGGCGAACCCGTGACGGTCACGCTGTTCTCGCCGGACGTCCGGCCGCCGACGCTGTTCGGCGTCGGCGAGGACGACCCGACGTTTTCGCGACTGCTCGACGGCCTCGAGAACCCGCGCTATCTCTCGGTCGGCAGCCGCCCCGGGCTGCGGCGGCTCCGCGACGGCGTCCCGGACGTGGCCGTCGCCGCGGGCCCGCTCGAGCAAGATACGGGCAACGCAACGGTACTCGGCCAGTGGACTCGCGAGTGGGGACTGGTCGTCCGGGCCGGCAACCCCGACGAAATCGAGGGCCTCGAGGACCTGATCGATCGCGACCTGCGCTTCGTCAATCGGACGACTGACTCCGGCCTGCGCTCGAGTCTCGGCGCTGCGGTGGCCGACCTCGCCGAAGACCGCGGATCGGATCGCCACGAGATCGTCGACGCGATCGACGGCTTCGATCTCGGCCTGCGCGCCCACGAAAGCCCCGCCCGGAAGGTCATCGCCGGCGACGCCGACGCCGGCCTCGGGCTGCGCGAAACGGCCGAGCGGCTCGATCTCGGCTTCGTCTCGCTCGGCGAGCAACCCGTACGAGTACTGGCGAATCCCGACCGCACCGAGAAGGAGGGCGTTCGGGAACTCGAGCGAGCGCTGTCGGATGTCTCGACCGAGTAG
- a CDS encoding serine hydrolase, with translation MSRLSETDRERIADLFDRHLEVGLHHGAQLAVYVDGESVIDLAGGVAAPDGPAETRETRHVLFSSTKPYAGVTLHSLVEEGKLAYDDRVVDHWPEFADEGTEKAEITVRQVLSHTSGLNRGEIDDRPDLWGDWDAVVEHLEAMEPNFPPGEVPAYHALTFGWLVGELVRRVSGTPIEDAAAEHVFDPLGLDDTGIGLRENEDDDIATLVGFDPFDRCRDPGEGLGDNAEVAAPFNSEEIHRAVIPAANGIGTAGDMARFYACLANDGELEGTRVLEPETVEEMTQVQAETESDGTIGREARFALGFWKGGTTVAPYGSLPPDRAFGHAGLGSSVGWADPAENIGFAYVTNGVREGSYEHVARVNALADAVRQALE, from the coding sequence ATGTCACGGCTGTCCGAGACCGACCGCGAGCGTATCGCCGATCTCTTCGATCGCCACCTCGAGGTCGGCCTCCATCACGGTGCACAGCTGGCCGTCTACGTCGACGGCGAGTCCGTGATCGACCTCGCGGGCGGCGTCGCAGCGCCCGACGGCCCCGCGGAGACCCGCGAGACGCGACACGTCCTCTTCTCGAGTACGAAACCCTACGCCGGGGTCACGTTGCACTCGCTCGTCGAGGAGGGCAAACTCGCGTACGACGACCGCGTGGTCGACCACTGGCCCGAGTTCGCCGACGAGGGAACCGAGAAGGCCGAGATAACGGTGCGACAGGTGCTCAGTCACACATCGGGGCTCAACCGGGGCGAGATCGACGACCGGCCCGACCTCTGGGGCGACTGGGACGCCGTCGTCGAGCACCTCGAGGCGATGGAGCCGAACTTCCCGCCGGGCGAGGTCCCGGCCTACCACGCGCTCACCTTCGGCTGGCTGGTCGGCGAACTCGTCCGCCGCGTGTCGGGCACGCCGATCGAGGACGCCGCCGCAGAGCATGTCTTCGATCCGCTCGGGCTAGACGACACCGGTATCGGTCTCCGGGAGAACGAGGACGACGACATCGCGACGCTGGTCGGCTTCGACCCGTTCGACCGCTGTCGTGACCCCGGCGAGGGCCTCGGGGACAACGCCGAGGTCGCCGCGCCGTTCAACTCCGAGGAGATCCACCGCGCCGTGATCCCCGCCGCCAACGGCATCGGGACCGCCGGCGATATGGCCCGGTTCTACGCCTGTCTCGCGAACGACGGCGAACTCGAGGGAACTCGGGTCCTCGAGCCAGAGACCGTCGAGGAGATGACGCAGGTACAGGCCGAGACGGAGTCCGACGGCACGATCGGCCGGGAAGCCCGGTTCGCGCTCGGGTTCTGGAAGGGCGGCACCACGGTCGCGCCGTACGGCTCGCTCCCCCCCGACCGCGCGTTCGGCCACGCCGGCCTCGGGAGCAGCGTCGGCTGGGCCGACCCCGCGGAGAACATCGGGTTTGCCTACGTGACGAACGGTGTGCGGGAAGGTTCCTACGAACACGTCGCCCGCGTGAACGCGCTGGCCGATGCGGTTCGGCAGGCGCTCGAGTGA
- a CDS encoding DedA family protein, with protein MADFGTAALRFIQLYGPIALLVFTFLETSMLFPFFPSEVVVPAAAALLIVDPISFLVFVAAATVGGTVGAFVPFYAFRGPGSRGLGRLRERINVSEDATERGRQWFRRWGQSSVFWGRFLPALRSVVSIPAALAGMSPARFGVYTAAGTVLFYAAVGAVVYYGRQRSLFAAAGSVAAERPVLAVTIAAVVLVAGFLIVTRHRRKERGY; from the coding sequence ATGGCGGATTTCGGGACGGCCGCACTGCGCTTCATTCAACTGTACGGCCCGATCGCACTGTTGGTCTTTACGTTCCTCGAGACCTCGATGTTGTTCCCGTTCTTTCCGAGCGAGGTCGTCGTCCCGGCCGCGGCCGCGCTGTTGATCGTCGATCCAATTTCGTTTCTCGTCTTCGTCGCGGCGGCGACCGTCGGCGGGACCGTCGGAGCCTTCGTCCCGTTCTACGCGTTTCGCGGCCCCGGCTCGCGCGGACTCGGCCGACTCCGGGAGCGGATCAACGTCTCCGAGGACGCGACCGAACGCGGCCGGCAGTGGTTCCGCCGCTGGGGACAGTCGTCGGTCTTTTGGGGCCGATTCCTGCCGGCGTTGCGATCCGTCGTCTCCATCCCGGCGGCGCTCGCCGGCATGTCGCCGGCCCGGTTCGGCGTCTACACGGCAGCGGGCACCGTCCTGTTCTACGCAGCCGTCGGCGCGGTCGTCTACTACGGGCGACAGCGATCGCTCTTCGCCGCCGCCGGCTCCGTCGCCGCCGAGCGGCCGGTCCTCGCCGTAACGATCGCGGCCGTGGTCCTCGTAGCGGGGTTCCTGATCGTCACGCGACACCGACGAAAAGAACGAGGCTACTAG
- the glp gene encoding gephyrin-like molybdotransferase Glp yields MEGADRERTEAGFKVRTPVDEARRILRDAVEGSGDADADVPCGTETVDVDRADGRVLAAPVTSARDVPHYERAAMDGYAVRAADTFGASDRSPEVLRIAEPAESGDEHATADRIDPGTAARVHTGSALPEGADGVVMIERVTELESAGELEVEDAIAEGENVAPVGEDIEEGQHLYDAGHRLRPSDLGLLRSAGYGRVAVARQPTVGVIPTGEELVAGDPDPGEVVETNGLTVSRLAQRWDARATYRDVVTDDPESLRVAIQRDLTKDVVVTTGGSSVGERDLLPEVIDDLGEVLVHGVGLKPGHPVCLGIVEETPVLALPGYPVACIVNAVQFLRPVLRWLEGTTSDPHPTTRARLERKIPSEPGTRTFARVRLEERDGDGAEPGGDEPAYAAIPTRASGSGVLSSVALADGWVVVDDDREGIPAGETVAVEDWEPNA; encoded by the coding sequence ATGGAAGGTGCCGACCGCGAACGGACGGAAGCCGGGTTCAAGGTTCGGACGCCGGTCGACGAGGCGCGCCGGATCTTGCGGGACGCAGTCGAGGGGAGTGGCGACGCCGACGCGGACGTCCCCTGCGGGACCGAGACCGTCGACGTCGACCGCGCGGACGGCCGCGTCCTCGCCGCCCCCGTCACGTCCGCTCGAGACGTGCCCCACTACGAGCGGGCGGCGATGGACGGCTACGCCGTTCGGGCCGCGGACACGTTCGGGGCCAGCGACCGGTCGCCGGAGGTGTTGCGCATCGCCGAACCGGCCGAATCCGGCGACGAGCACGCCACGGCCGACCGTATCGACCCCGGGACGGCCGCGCGGGTCCACACCGGCAGCGCGCTCCCCGAGGGGGCCGACGGCGTCGTCATGATCGAGCGGGTCACCGAACTCGAGTCGGCGGGCGAACTCGAGGTCGAGGACGCGATCGCGGAGGGGGAAAACGTCGCGCCCGTCGGCGAGGACATCGAAGAGGGCCAACACCTCTACGACGCGGGCCACCGGCTCCGGCCGTCGGATCTGGGACTGTTGCGGTCGGCGGGCTACGGCCGCGTCGCGGTCGCCCGACAGCCCACGGTCGGCGTGATTCCGACGGGCGAGGAACTCGTCGCGGGCGATCCCGACCCCGGAGAGGTGGTCGAAACCAACGGGCTCACCGTCTCGCGGCTGGCCCAGCGCTGGGACGCTCGCGCGACGTACCGCGACGTGGTCACCGACGATCCCGAGTCGCTTCGCGTGGCGATCCAGCGGGACCTGACGAAGGACGTGGTCGTCACGACCGGCGGCTCGAGCGTCGGCGAGCGCGACCTGCTCCCGGAGGTGATCGACGATCTCGGCGAGGTGCTCGTCCACGGCGTCGGACTCAAACCCGGCCACCCCGTCTGTCTCGGAATCGTCGAGGAGACGCCCGTCCTCGCACTGCCGGGGTATCCCGTCGCCTGTATCGTCAACGCCGTCCAGTTCCTCCGGCCGGTCCTGCGCTGGCTCGAGGGAACGACCTCCGACCCCCACCCGACTACGCGGGCCCGACTCGAGCGCAAGATCCCGAGCGAGCCCGGCACGCGGACGTTCGCACGGGTGCGACTCGAGGAACGCGACGGCGACGGGGCGGAACCAGGCGGCGACGAACCCGCGTACGCGGCGATTCCGACCCGAGCGAGCGGGTCGGGTGTTCTCTCGAGCGTCGCACTGGCCGACGGCTGGGTGGTCGTCGACGACGACCGCGAGGGGATTCCGGCCGGGGAAACGGTCGCCGTCGAGGACTGGGAACCGAACGCCTGA
- a CDS encoding nucleotidyltransferase domain-containing protein, with amino-acid sequence MSEESKRSITVCIDPYPGGEIDIFRSKTADDVLRLLVDAHETEFTIPELVDATGAARSTVWRAVDLLDGIGVVCVRETPQRNYVSIDPHRLRKDDPVLAVEQPEFHEPIRAFVDRVRRAVADADDVDEICGIILFGSVARGEADRRSDIDLFVVVDGDRTSARRLVAGVVADLGDRRFDGDRFDFEPSVESIESTRRAGSKVREIFSEGITVYGDSRLQTIRKAVFADE; translated from the coding sequence GTGTCCGAAGAATCGAAACGAAGTATAACTGTCTGTATCGATCCGTACCCCGGTGGCGAAATCGACATTTTCCGGAGCAAAACAGCGGACGATGTCCTCCGGTTGTTAGTCGACGCCCACGAGACGGAGTTTACGATTCCGGAACTCGTCGACGCGACTGGGGCTGCTCGCTCGACCGTCTGGCGAGCGGTCGACTTGCTCGACGGCATCGGCGTCGTCTGCGTTCGAGAGACTCCGCAACGAAATTACGTCTCGATCGACCCCCACCGGTTGCGAAAGGACGATCCAGTGCTCGCCGTCGAACAACCCGAGTTCCACGAGCCGATCCGCGCGTTCGTCGACCGGGTTCGACGGGCGGTCGCCGACGCCGACGATGTCGATGAAATCTGTGGCATCATCCTCTTCGGAAGCGTCGCTCGAGGCGAGGCCGACAGGCGGAGCGACATCGATCTGTTCGTCGTCGTCGACGGGGACCGGACGAGCGCGCGGCGACTCGTGGCGGGCGTGGTCGCCGACCTCGGTGACCGACGATTCGACGGGGACCGATTCGATTTCGAGCCGTCCGTCGAATCGATAGAGAGCACGCGGCGTGCCGGGTCGAAAGTTCGAGAGATCTTTTCGGAGGGAATCACGGTATACGGTGATAGCCGCCTTCAGACGATTCGAAAGGCGGTGTTCGCCGATGAGTAA
- a CDS encoding Hsp20/alpha crystallin family protein gives MSALRDALRDLSDDVFFDLLESEDAYLLVLDVPGVSAESLDLAIEEGEISIDAHRDKEPTGDYRYLEENRSLFLDVDLPLPDDASDAGAEATVNRGVLEVTLPKRGAGEETTIDIVDEDA, from the coding sequence ATGTCAGCGCTCCGCGACGCGTTGCGGGACCTCTCCGATGACGTCTTTTTCGATCTGCTCGAGAGCGAGGACGCCTACCTGCTCGTGCTCGACGTGCCCGGCGTCTCCGCCGAGTCGCTCGACCTCGCGATCGAAGAGGGAGAGATATCCATCGACGCCCACCGCGACAAAGAGCCCACGGGTGACTACCGCTACCTCGAGGAGAACCGCTCGCTCTTTCTCGACGTCGACCTCCCGCTGCCCGACGACGCCTCCGATGCCGGGGCCGAGGCGACGGTCAACCGCGGCGTCCTCGAGGTGACCCTCCCGAAACGCGGCGCGGGTGAGGAGACGACGATCGATATCGTCGACGAGGACGCCTAA
- a CDS encoding AarF/ABC1/UbiB kinase family protein, with protein MLAYARDRRRFLLFGRRRQVDSETHRHRAEVLLESLLTLGPTFIKLGQLLSTRPDVLPPAYIDVLASLQDDVPPAPWPGAKRVLEAELGPVDERFAEFDTEPISGASLGQVYRARLDPDAETGDGDGVEGDAAATPIDGERSRDVAVKVRRPDIEALVRADLRVIKWSLPILLYFVDDARSFSLENLAEEFSKTIREEMDYEREAEMLAEIRGNFAGDDRFLIPDVIESHSSPRVLTMEYVEGTKINDVEALERKGIDRTTIAENLERSYLQMIMDDGVFHADPHPGNLAVTDDERIVFYDFGMSGRVDPFVQEKIVDFYIAVANQDIDGILDALVEIGTLSPDADRGVMAEVMEIAIQDARGEDVEQYRVNQIVGQIEDSIYEFPLRLPKNLALVLRVATVVEGVCVTLDEDFDFISVATDYLTEQGYREESIRQYIDETGRQLRRTGESLTRLAPKAERALDRLDRDDLHVRIGVEDSADVFEDLAKRLVYGMLLTMSLFSMGVLYALEAPRASVVAAVVAVFVTIQLYRSFRSPTSIGTRPQFTRQNLRQRRDE; from the coding sequence TTGCTCGCCTACGCCCGCGACCGGCGGCGTTTCCTGCTGTTCGGCCGGCGCCGGCAGGTCGATTCCGAGACGCACCGCCACCGGGCCGAAGTCCTGCTCGAGTCGCTGCTGACGCTGGGGCCGACCTTCATCAAACTCGGCCAGTTGCTGTCGACCCGCCCGGACGTGCTCCCGCCGGCGTACATCGACGTGCTCGCGTCGCTGCAAGACGACGTGCCGCCGGCCCCCTGGCCCGGGGCGAAACGGGTGCTCGAGGCGGAACTCGGCCCCGTCGACGAGCGATTCGCGGAATTCGACACCGAGCCGATCAGCGGCGCGAGTCTGGGACAGGTCTATCGGGCCCGTCTCGATCCCGACGCCGAGACGGGAGACGGTGACGGCGTCGAGGGCGATGCAGCGGCGACCCCTATCGACGGCGAACGGAGCCGCGACGTCGCCGTGAAGGTCCGCCGACCGGACATCGAGGCCCTCGTTCGGGCCGATCTGCGCGTCATCAAGTGGTCGCTACCGATCTTGCTGTACTTCGTCGACGACGCCCGGTCGTTCTCGCTCGAGAATTTGGCCGAGGAGTTCTCGAAGACCATCCGCGAGGAGATGGACTACGAGCGCGAGGCCGAGATGCTCGCCGAGATCAGGGGCAACTTCGCGGGAGACGATCGCTTCCTGATCCCCGACGTGATCGAGAGCCACTCCAGCCCGCGCGTGCTCACGATGGAGTACGTCGAGGGGACGAAGATCAACGATGTCGAGGCACTCGAGCGCAAGGGGATCGACCGGACCACGATCGCGGAGAACTTGGAGCGGTCGTACCTGCAGATGATCATGGACGACGGGGTCTTTCACGCCGATCCGCATCCGGGCAACCTCGCGGTGACCGACGACGAGCGGATCGTCTTCTACGACTTCGGGATGTCCGGTCGGGTCGATCCGTTCGTCCAAGAGAAGATCGTCGACTTCTACATCGCCGTCGCCAACCAAGATATCGACGGCATCCTCGACGCGCTCGTCGAGATCGGCACGCTGTCCCCCGACGCCGACCGCGGCGTGATGGCCGAGGTGATGGAGATCGCCATTCAGGACGCCCGCGGCGAGGACGTCGAGCAGTACCGCGTCAACCAGATCGTCGGCCAGATCGAGGACTCGATCTACGAGTTCCCGCTCCGACTCCCGAAGAACCTCGCGCTCGTGTTGCGTGTCGCGACCGTTGTCGAAGGCGTCTGCGTCACGTTAGACGAGGACTTCGACTTCATCTCGGTCGCGACCGACTACCTGACCGAGCAGGGGTATCGCGAGGAGTCGATCCGGCAGTACATAGACGAGACGGGCCGACAGCTCCGTCGGACCGGCGAGTCGCTGACCAGACTCGCACCCAAGGCCGAGCGGGCGCTCGACCGGCTCGACCGCGACGACCTCCACGTCCGCATCGGCGTCGAAGACTCGGCGGATGTCTTCGAAGACCTCGCCAAGCGGCTGGTCTACGGCATGTTGCTCACGATGTCGCTGTTCTCGATGGGCGTCCTCTACGCGCTCGAGGCACCGAGAGCGTCGGTCGTCGCGGCGGTCGTTGCGGTGTTCGTGACGATCCAGCTCTACCGATCCTTCCGCTCGCCGACATCGATCGGGACGCGACCGCAGTTCACGCGACAAAATCTGCGCCAGCGCCGCGACGAGTGA
- a CDS encoding asparagine synthase-related protein — MPTVLLANPNAEVVSRDERQWILCGTHAHELRAEIDAGADFEAVKALHDSLPGEGTIVVLSSRADEPTIRAHRGITSAYEVFYCLDSSGEPVLTDLFRNALARLEPADRTVPDRAKADHLLYRTTPIDSYVERIHRLGHGETLAWTPGETTPRTELTETLEPEPDLSPTSAHDRLDEVLSAVCAPIADDASLMLSGGVDSTVLEPYLTNPTESVTGAFDTPELEFEREYADRANDLVETDREVVEMSESSYLERLEAAVDALGMPPHQLQTPTFDGIYREFEGNDTLVSGQVADAVFGLGGSLEVARKVWMTRHLGYVPPVVAKLQQHRDVLERLRRHPSDPDGQGLQFAVYTDVPSVVETIGRRQYERRQRERYEYAMDRVPDASGDSYAQHVHVGQWIDFFCEDAVTVWRQAGLARGCEMYTPFAGKAVAELALGLSSPERYVRDGEPKHVPKRLLGEWYPEYDRSKPKGNGNFPADRFLSTGPLASVFDRYDVPEFAPDISGEIVDHSPGLAWNLAGYAVWRDRVLRADDLEPVSHTRTVSVPSSAPRSPGETV; from the coding sequence ATGCCGACAGTACTGCTCGCGAATCCCAACGCCGAGGTCGTCAGTCGGGACGAGCGCCAGTGGATCCTCTGTGGAACGCACGCGCACGAACTCCGCGCGGAGATCGACGCCGGAGCGGATTTCGAGGCGGTCAAAGCACTCCACGACTCGCTGCCCGGTGAGGGAACGATCGTCGTCCTCTCATCTCGCGCGGACGAGCCGACGATACGCGCCCACCGCGGCATCACGTCGGCCTACGAGGTGTTCTACTGTCTCGACTCGAGCGGCGAGCCGGTCCTCACCGACCTATTTCGGAACGCCCTCGCCCGACTCGAGCCCGCCGACCGGACGGTTCCGGACCGGGCGAAGGCCGACCACCTGCTCTACCGGACGACGCCGATCGACTCCTACGTCGAGCGGATCCACCGCCTCGGCCACGGCGAGACGCTCGCGTGGACGCCCGGGGAGACCACGCCCCGAACCGAACTGACGGAGACCCTCGAGCCCGAGCCCGATCTCTCTCCCACGAGCGCACACGACCGGCTCGACGAGGTGTTGTCGGCGGTCTGTGCCCCGATCGCGGACGACGCCTCGCTCATGCTCTCCGGCGGGGTCGATTCGACCGTCCTCGAGCCCTACCTGACGAATCCGACCGAGAGCGTCACCGGCGCCTTCGACACGCCCGAACTCGAGTTCGAACGGGAGTACGCCGACCGCGCGAACGACCTCGTCGAGACCGACCGCGAGGTCGTCGAAATGTCGGAATCCTCGTATCTCGAGCGGCTCGAGGCGGCCGTCGACGCGCTGGGGATGCCGCCCCACCAGCTCCAGACGCCGACGTTCGACGGGATCTACCGCGAGTTCGAGGGCAACGACACGCTCGTCAGCGGGCAGGTCGCGGACGCCGTCTTCGGCCTCGGCGGCTCGCTCGAGGTCGCTCGCAAAGTCTGGATGACACGCCATCTCGGGTACGTTCCGCCGGTCGTCGCGAAACTGCAGCAACACCGGGACGTGCTCGAACGGCTCCGGCGGCATCCGTCCGATCCCGACGGGCAGGGGCTCCAGTTCGCGGTCTACACCGACGTGCCCTCCGTCGTCGAGACGATCGGTCGCCGACAGTACGAGCGACGACAGCGCGAGCGCTACGAGTACGCGATGGACCGCGTTCCCGACGCCAGCGGGGACAGCTACGCACAGCACGTCCACGTCGGGCAGTGGATCGACTTCTTCTGTGAAGACGCCGTCACCGTCTGGCGGCAGGCCGGCCTCGCGCGGGGCTGTGAGATGTACACGCCGTTCGCGGGCAAGGCGGTCGCCGAACTCGCGCTCGGGCTCTCCTCGCCCGAACGCTACGTCCGCGACGGCGAGCCCAAACACGTCCCGAAGCGGCTGCTCGGCGAGTGGTACCCCGAGTACGACCGGAGCAAGCCGAAGGGCAACGGCAACTTCCCGGCCGATCGATTCCTCTCGACGGGCCCGCTCGCGTCCGTCTTCGACCGCTACGACGTTCCCGAGTTCGCACCGGACATCTCCGGCGAGATCGTCGACCACTCGCCCGGCCTCGCGTGGAATTTGGCCGGCTACGCCGTCTGGCGCGACCGCGTCCTCCGAGCGGACGACCTCGAGCCGGTCTCTCATACTCGGACCGTGTCGGTGCCCTCGAGCGCGCCGCGGTCTCCGGGAGAGACAGTCTAA